The Synechococcus sp. RS9909 genomic interval CACGGACGGTGAAGAGAGTTCACCGTGATGTCCATGACCCAGCAGGCACCCACCGCCAAGATCCGCTGCGGGCGCATCCGCCGCGAATGGCGGCGTTCACTTCCGGAGGCCATTCGCCATCGCAACGGCGAGATCATCAGCCATCTCGGCCTGGCCCATCACGTTGCCGGGCGTCAGTCGACGCGTGGCCATGGCGACTGGGATGACCTGGTGCAGGAGGCGAGCCTGGGATTGATCGCCGCGGTGGAGGGCTTTGACAGCAGCCGTGGTCACCAGCTCAGCAGTTATGCCGTGAGCCGAGCCCATGGCCAGATTCTCCATTTCCGCCGCGATCGGCAGTCCACGATCCGCATCCCCTGGCGACTGCGGTCGTTGTATGGCCGCGGCATGCGTCTGCAGGAGCAGCAGTGGCAGGCCCATGGCGCTCCCCTCAGCGAGGAGGCCCTGATCGCAATGCTTGAGGTGAGCCGGGAGCGTTGGCGGCAGGCCGTTCAGGCCCATGCGCAGGAGGAGGTGCTCAGCCTCGATGGGCCGGGTGTTGAGCCCGGCGAAGCGTTCGGGGAGGTCGCGGCAGAGGATCCGCAGCGGCAGTGGTTGCATCAGGCCTTGCCCCAGTTGCAACCGGAGCAACGGCGCTGGTTGCTGGCCCACTGGGTGGAGGGCGTGTCGCTGCGGGCCCTGGCGCGCCGGGAAGGGGTGCATCCGGCCATGCTCAAGCGTGTGCTGGCGACGGCCCTCGAGCAATTGCGGAGCCTGGCTCAGGTGGAGGCTGAGCCAAGCAGGCCGAGCCCCATTGCCAACAGGGCGGCTAGTGCCGTCTGAATCCCGTTCACCATCTCATTGCTGAGCCAGGCCACCCGCCCCTGGACGAGCGCCCCGAGCACGCTCTCCAAGAGGGTGGCCACGACGCCCACGCTCGCCACCAGGGCCGCGACAGCCGGGGAGGCGATCAGACCGAGCGCCAGCACCACGACCGTCATCAGGGCACTGCCCACCACGCTGGCCAGGGTGCCCTCGAGGCTGATGGCGCCTTCAGTG includes:
- a CDS encoding sigma-70 family RNA polymerase sigma factor → MTQQAPTAKIRCGRIRREWRRSLPEAIRHRNGEIISHLGLAHHVAGRQSTRGHGDWDDLVQEASLGLIAAVEGFDSSRGHQLSSYAVSRAHGQILHFRRDRQSTIRIPWRLRSLYGRGMRLQEQQWQAHGAPLSEEALIAMLEVSRERWRQAVQAHAQEEVLSLDGPGVEPGEAFGEVAAEDPQRQWLHQALPQLQPEQRRWLLAHWVEGVSLRALARREGVHPAMLKRVLATALEQLRSLAQVEAEPSRPSPIANRAASAV